The Pelmatolapia mariae isolate MD_Pm_ZW linkage group LG2, Pm_UMD_F_2, whole genome shotgun sequence sequence GAAGGGAAGGGAAAGTAGCtgacaccaagaaaaaaaaacactcttgCCAGCGTTCTTCAATTAAACTTATATCCCTGCCTGTCCATGGATTACACTTTATCATGCTAATGCAAATAAAGCCTTATTAGTCTCAGTCAATTTTATACACTTTGCATGATTAATTTCAGGGTCATGTAGGTCATCCTGCCACCTGCTGTTGTTCCTCTGAGTGCTCAGTAGATGGCCCTGATGATCAGTCTACCAGGTGCATTTTTAAGATAAGGACTGATGCAGTATTTGCTCCTTTTCTCCTGGATTTTTCCTCCAAACGCTAAATTTGAGGCCAGCTTGTTGTAAACTGCATCCATTTCACAAATTAACTATCAGAATATTTTGGGAGGGAGgcaatatattaaatattataacAAGCTTTCCATTCTGGTGGTTTTCTcatgaatattaaaaacattttttcaacaAATGGTCTCATTCCTAAGATTATTTAGGGGTTTCTCAGAGAGGTGAGATTATGTCTAAACTTTTGTGTGCCCAAAAACTCAAACAGCTTGtgagtcttcttcttcttctttccacttctccctttaggggtcgctACAGTAGATtgtctgcctccatctcaccctgtcaCTAGCATCCCCATCTGCTACAACAGTCCTCTGCATGCCCTCCTTTCTAATCCAGagaaaatcttaacatctttAAATCTGCCACCTGTCTTTTTGTTAGTGCCACAGTCTCCAAAGCATACATCATAGCACGTCTTCCTACCTTCTTGTAAATCCTccctttcattctttcttctATCATGTCACAAATCACACCTGAAGCTTGTCTCCGCCCACTCCACCTTGCCTGCACTCCTTTCTTCACCTACTCTTGTGCACTGTCCACGACTTTGAATcacttatcttttttttttatctatgtTTTTGCTGCTTCCCCAttacacctgtctccctcttatttacacacacacctatTCTGTCTCACTTTTACTGACTTTCATTCatcttctctccagagcatacctccacctaggctctcttccacctgcccCCTACACCCGTTTTCCTACCAGACTGCAGACTtcatctgtcagcctgtccatcaccaTCTTAAGTAGGAAGGTCAGTTCCCTGACGTAATGCCATCCCCACATTTCACTCCTACCTCACACCTCACCGCTGTCTcgctgtcctcatacatgtcccACACCAgcctcacatacttctctgccactcTGGACTTCCTCCTGCAGTCCCACAGTTCCGCTCTAAGCTCCCTGTCATGTGCTTTCTTTAGATCCACAAAGACAACTGGTCCTTGTACTTGTATACTTCTCCATAAACACTCTGAAAGTAAATATGGCATTTATAGTTTTTGttctgcatttgtgtgtgttctgtgttaATTTTTCACTACACCGTAACATCCTGCATTTCTGTAGAAACAGATCAATCATGGCTAGATGTagaggcagtgtgtttcacacatttaaaatcctATAAATCATAGAAAACTGAAACCAGTAAACATGACATTTTCCCATTGCCCACAAATGCTGTAGATAGTGAGAGAGTAATTCCATGAGGTTTGATGGCTGAATGATACCAAGTAATATGCGGTCAGACTTACTAAAACCAGAGGTAATATGTATTCAATATGTATAATCTTAAATATGTATACATTTAGTCAGTTTAAGttattatgtaaatatattttcacctgtgcagtcctgtgaaaaattaAATACGTCCTTACTACTGGAATTAAGTGGGGAAgaagtaatttaattatttcaatttatttatatagcaccaaatcacacaaACAGTTGGCGACAGTGAGAAGAATCTAACTATCTATCTGCtatatcaaaaagaaaagttttaagacTAATCTTAAACGTAGAGAGGGGTTCTGCTTCCTGAATACAAACTGGGAGCTGGCTCCACAGAAGAGGGCCAGGAAGCTGAAAgttctgcctcccattctacttttaaagtAAAGTCGTCAGGcactgctaatcaaatgcaagTATGACcgcctctataaaagcagaggtttAGAGCATTCAGATGTtggttaacacaatgccacaatcttCCCAAGATTGGAAATTCCAGCAAATTCACTCCAAGAATTTGCAACAATGCGAAACTGCTGAAAACCCAAAAgctctcagactctacaggcctcagttagcatgttaaatttTAAAGGTCATGACAGTACCATTAGAAGAAGAATAAACAAGTTTGTCTTGTTTGGAAGGACTATCAGGACAAAGCCTCTTTGCTCTAAAAGAACATGGCATTTAGGTGATGACTGGGTCGTGCAATaaaacaatgatcccaagcacagcagcaaatctacaacagaatgacaGAAAAACAAGAGCATCAAGATATTGCAATGTCCCAGAGAAATTCCAGACCTTAAATTGATGTCCATGATTAAACAAATGGACACAAGCCGTCTTCTTTACAACCAacgctgtaaagaagagtgaaccacaattcctccacagtgatgtgagatactgatgaagtcatacagaaaaccaTTACTACAACACAGAACCAGTAGCTTGTAGAAAACAAACTTTCCTTTCACACGTAAGTATCAGGATGTGTTTCATTTAGATGTGTGAAAAATATCTAATCTGTAGTTTTCGGCTGTGACCATGgtttctttcacattttttgctttttctgcattcTGACAATCCCTAAATGTAGTGaaaaagaatttttttaatttaaaaaaatgactaaaatggAGAATTTCCCCACAAATTGAGCActtaacaaaataaagaagCCACATACTGGTAGCAAACATTTGCTATTTTGGCAATTGAGAAATCTGGGAAGCTCTGTGAGGagctttttttgtctttcagaaTCCTACTGGTTCTGACATCAGGCGGAGTTTTGATGACAGAAGGAAAAACTGCATTACACCGAAACCaatgagacagaaagagaaacagaaaaattcaACATCATGTGAttacataaatacataatttgTCAAATGACTGTCAATAAACACCTGATGCTGCATTAAACATGTGCTGGAGCTGGTTTAGGACAGTGGTAACAGAAACGAGTGTTTGATTTTCATTATGAAAAGCATCGCATTTCATACCGCTCTGCCTCAAATGAGATACACGTCTCAAAGTTTTCcatgatgtttcttttttttaggtaCAAAGTGTAATAAGGGAGATTCTCCTGGCTATTAAAAATTCTGGACTAAGTGTACTCAAGATAAAAAATCAACTTGTACGAGACAACAAACAGGGAAGGCAATGTCACTTCCTGTGACTTTACCACATGTTTTGTGCTCTTTTTAAACCTAATATCATCAGTGCATGTTGTGTGTCATCAGACTGACAtagtgtgacaaataaaatccCAGGATTTGTAGAACTCAAGGTGTTCCTACAAGTGTGTAGGTCCAAATTTATCCATTTACCTTGCCGAAATTTCCAGATgattaaaatttgaaaaaaatccaagattttttaaaaaatctgtgaCGCAAACTTGATTCTCAGAAGGGAGCCTGACTGCTCGTTAGCAGGGGAAGTTCGATTGTAAACGTCGATGTGGGTGGGTAAGAACTGTTACCACGCTGTTGGTATAAATGAGGAAACCTCAGCGTTAGTTTGCAGATGCAGAACTAACAAACAACAACTGTGGATTATTTTACTCCGGGGATTCGTCTGCTTACTAGAATCTGTTTCTGATCTACAGCTGACCTGCTCATCTGTTACAAAAGATGTCTCAAAGGAATTTGCTCCAACCCTCAATCAGAGCTCtgtttctccttcttctttgtAGCCTGGTTGTTGGCGAGATCGGCAAGGACTTCTCCCACTGCCCTAATTTCTTCTATAATAAAACTCCCCCACAGGGTGTCAGGGCACCAGGATATCAGCCAATATGCCAGCGCTATAGAAACCAGTACCACTTTGCCAGCCTGTATGATCGTCAGCATCGAGTGCCTTTGTTCTCTGCGTACAGACTGAGTCCTGCTGATGGCAAACGACCCAAATCTATTTGGATGTATGAACCGCAGGTAAGAAGGAGCAGACACTTATTTTATAGTGTTGtgttcatagtttttttttttttttgtgaaaaatagAGATTATACGTAAAAAACGCATGTATGAAAAACACAGTCACATATATGTATTCTTTTGTGAACCCATGAAGAAAGAGACATTTGCATTTTCAAATGAGGTCATGTTTAAAGTTATGTGACTGTTTAACTCAAACAGAAGCAGCAAACTCTTTTACAGTTTCTAAACATGGTCATGTCCTTTTTCCTCCGTCTGTCAGTTGGCATTTTCCGGTGCCAGCCCAGAGATGAAGCATTTCGACACCCCTGTCGACCAGAATGTGATTGAAAGCCAGGCAGTGCTTGATGACTACAGGAACTCCAGCTTTACCAAGGGTCATCTCAATCCCAGCTTGCACCAGAAGACGCTCGACAACCGGAAAGCCACCTTTACTCTGACAAACATTGTCCCCCAAAAAGAGGGCTCAAACTCTGGACCCTGGAACAAACTGGAGAATGACGTGTTGAGAGATTTCAAGATGTTCTGCAATGGGACCATGTACATGATCACCGGGGCCATGCCATACAAGTCTGGGGACCACTGGATTAATAACAGGGTGTCTGTTCCTGAATACATGTGGTCTGCCTACTGCTGCCCATCATTCAAATCTGATCTCCCTAATAATGTGAAGCAGTTTTTCCCCACGTATGCTGCAGTTGGAAGAAACGACCCCAACAGCAGCGAGGAGATTGTGCCAGTTAATAAGAATGCAAAGCCCAGCATGCGGGGCTATGATGTGAGGAGGATGCCATTAGAGGACCTGGAGGGTATCCTGGCAAAAAGACTGGCCATGCCCATCAGTCTGTTTGATAACCGCTGTCAGGCATAAAAGCCTTTAGCTTGACCGGACTCTGATAAACTCGCTGCAGTTTTAATTATTGAGCTGCTGCTTGATTATCGAGGACATGATGGactgaaattgtttttttccccctgattGACTTTGTAAAAATGTCATTTCCCCTCCTGCTAATGTCATTTCGCTCACATTTAATAGCATTATAATTTTCCAATTAATCAAGACTaaagtgtgtgaatttaaatgtttattctcCAATAGATTCAAAAGCCAAACACACAGAGTAGCAAGTGCTCAgttcttttaaataaaactccACTGGTTTTAACATGAGTCAGTTATTGATTACATATTACAAATGTACATTTGAGCTGGAACACCATCAATAAATACTAAGTCTATACAAATGtctgatttcattttttcctctttacaaaAATGACTTAGTGAATTTCAGCATTAAAACACTTTAGGGGCAGACAAGCTTTCTGGGTCACTTTTTTTCAGAGGTTTGCCACTGACGTTACCCAGTTCAACATTTAATGATGATTGTGTCAAACTAAAGAAAAATAGTTGAAATGAGGAACTTTCTCATGAATTATTTGACcacataaagaaaataaataaaccgcAGACTTGCTGTGAGCTGACAGTTGCTAAATAAAGGTCGAACTACGGTAAGGGGAGTTTTTATATGTTCAGAAAATTTGGTTCCCACGAGAGAGCAAGTTTCAGTGACACAAAGAACACGGATCTCAGGCAAACCAGTGTTTACTGagacaagaagaaaaacaaagatcaAAGTGAATGGATATGATTTAAATAGTGGTTACCCATAGATAGCATCACAGCATTTGTGCTTGGTGTGTTATTTCCAATCTTTCACATCTCTCAAGAAGCCCTAATTTTTATAGAAAAGTTGATATAAAGCTGGAGACAGACTCTCTGAAGGAAAATGCTGCAACACCACAAGCGCCCCTTGTTTCTGTCTGTCACTGTCACTTGGTAAAAAGCTACAGGAAGTGAATTTATTATCTAacaacatttattttctaataaaTGAGGTCGTTCTCTGGTTTTGGTCACATAGCAGATGGGCCGATGGTGAAACTTAAATGTCTGAACCGCAAATAAGATGTGAGACACAACACATCTCACAGCTGTAGGTCTGGGTTCTTTTTTACTTGTTGTCTTTCCTGTTCCTGCAGAAAATGGCTCGCTGGAGCTGATCTGGTAGTTGTTCCACATTCATGCACCACTCACCCTTACTCTGCAAACAAACTGACCTTCTGACAGATGGACAGCTTTTTTatgtcttcttttaaaaaaaaaagactttagatttttaatatttatagaGAAAGTGAAAACATAGCTGGAGACAGACTCTTTGTAGGAAAATGCTGCAACACCGCAACTCCCGCATGGCTCTTCCAGCCACTGAAAACATGGTGCTAAATGGGATGCAAACAAAGCAACATCAGCTTCTAGCTATCAGACACCATTCTGTTACTCCCTATAGCATTTTACCAAATGCTAATAAAATTTAATATCTGATAGTTGTGGTGCACAGCTATACTCGATGTGCACAATCACATGGCAAACAGCCAAATGATGAACCACAAGTGAGACGTGAAATGCAACACATTTCACAGCCTCAACCCTGACTTTTGGGggtttctttctttatcttttcctGATGTTGCAAAAAATGTACTAATGGAGCCGTCCTGGTTAGAGCTGCAGCACAACTGAGCCGTTCTGGGTCAGGAGGCCAGAAATGAATCTTTCCAGGGTTCTCTCTCGTCCAACCTGACTGGCCGAGCTAACAAACACGGCTTGTTAGCTTAGTTTGTAGTTGTTCTACATTCACGCACCGCTCACCCAGAACCTGCAAACAAACCAGTGAGTGTCATactgttttatgtcttttttaaGTTACTCTAGACTTTAGCCGCTATttaaaaactatgaagacaca is a genomic window containing:
- the LOC134634199 gene encoding endonuclease domain-containing 1 protein-like, which translates into the protein MSQRNLLQPSIRALFLLLLCSLVVGEIGKDFSHCPNFFYNKTPPQGVRAPGYQPICQRYRNQYHFASLYDRQHRVPLFSAYRLSPADGKRPKSIWMYEPQLAFSGASPEMKHFDTPVDQNVIESQAVLDDYRNSSFTKGHLNPSLHQKTLDNRKATFTLTNIVPQKEGSNSGPWNKLENDVLRDFKMFCNGTMYMITGAMPYKSGDHWINNRVSVPEYMWSAYCCPSFKSDLPNNVKQFFPTYAAVGRNDPNSSEEIVPVNKNAKPSMRGYDVRRMPLEDLEGILAKRLAMPISLFDNRCQA